Genomic segment of Peribacillus frigoritolerans:
TGTACTCATTATAGGGAGCCTCATCTTTAGGGAGAAAATGAATGTATTCTCCATCTTGGCCATTTCCCTTTGCTTCATTGGCACATTACTCATTATGGGAACAGATGGATTTCGATCATCATCTCCTGAATGGGAAGGCATCATGTATGGAATCATTGCTGCCTTTTTCTATGCGGCAACCATGCTTTTAGGAAAGAGCATTACAAAGACCAGTGTATATGCGACCACATTTCTGCAAATGTTCATTGGATTTCTATTACTGATTCCTTTTGTCGATTATTCCGTATATACAACTTTAAATTCTTCCGAATGGTTTTATACGGTGCTTACCGGCATCATCCATACAGGCGTCGTGTATTTGCTGTTTTTTAATAGTATTCGCCATTTGCCTACAAATGTAGTATCTTTCATGATTTTTGTCGATCCGGCAGTTGCCATCCTTTTGGATATTCTGCTTTCAGGATTTAAACCGGACGGTATTCAAGTTCTCGGTATTTCCTTGATATTTATTGGGGTAGTCTATTCACTTAAGACGACTAGACCGACTGAAAATGAAGTCATGCAGAAAAGGCCGCACACAATGTGAGGCCTTTTTCCTTTATGCATTTACCTATTGATTAAAATGATAGACATCCCATATGTCAGGGGTTTCTGATCCAATGTACCAAGCAGCTGCACCGCCTAGATGATTTTGTTTTACCAGGTCAATACGGAGCTTCATCGATTTTTTATCCTCTATCCAAATTTGATGCTTTTTCCCTTTGGAAGTATACTCCACGTAATTTTGTTGAGTCTTTTTATCCCATACCTTTTTAAGTTTATGAGATGAAATGATATTGTTGACCTCAGCCATGGTACGGTCATGACTTTTCACTTTTTTGGTCGACAAATCGGTCACCCATTCTCTCGTATAAAATGGTACAGCCAATATGATCTTATGAGCAGGTACTTCTTTCATTAAAAGCTTGGTTCCTTCTTTGATCCAAGGTAACGAGGAAACGGACCCGGCTACTGGGCTCCCTCCCCAATGCTCGTCATAACCCATTATGATTATATAGTCCGCTATTTTGCCAAGTGCTTTCCTATCTAGGCTTTTTGACCAATAAGGGTCGTCATTTTCTCGGGTGACATCCACAGACACTTTAATTCCATGCGGTTTTAGTGCCTTTTTTAGTTCGCCAATGAAAAGTACAAAGTCCTTCTTATTTTTGGGGTCGATGTTTTCGAAATCTACATTTATTCCATCACTTTTCGTTTTAACAAGTGAATCGCGTAAAGCTGAAACTAATTTCTGGCGTTTTTTGGTATTGCCTAGTACTGAATCAGTTAAAACAGGGTCAAATTTATTCCCGATAAGCTGCCAAACTTGTTTTCCTTGTTTATGGGCAGCTTGGATGTATTTTGTATCTACAGAAACGGAAACGTAATTACCGGTATCCGTCAGCGTATAAGAACGGGGAGATACTACATTCAAATTGGGGTGTTTAAGTTGCTGGGTATAGCTTTCTTTTGATCCATTATGCTTCCAGCCCATGACGATACGGTTTTGCGCCTTTTTTTGAAGCTGGGATTTCTTTATCCAGCCCTTTTTTCCGCCAAGCAATTGAACCTGGTAGTAATAATCCGGAACCTTCAATTTTTGGCCAACTTTAAGGGTAACCGTATGTAAGTTATTTAATTTCGTCAAATCACTTGTTGTTACCTTGTATTTATTAGAGATCTTCCACAATGTATCTCCTGATACAACCTTATGGATCTTATATTTCTGGGGAATCTTCAGGTTTTGGCCAACAGTTATTTCGGAAGAGGTTAATTTATTTACTTTTTGCAGCTCACTTACTGAAACACCATATTGATTTGCCACTTTCCATAATGTGTTTCCAGGCTTCACTTTATGAATGATAGGACCTGCGGAATCCCCAACGGAAGAAGAAATGACGGGAAACGCCTCGCCCTTTTTTAAGGTCTTTAATAGGGTAGAACCTAATTTAGGAGAACTAAAAACTTTTGTATTGTCCACTTTAACAGAACCTATGGATTGGTTTTTACTTGAAGAATGACCACTGATTGGAAAGAGACACATACAAAGAAGGCTTAACATAATAAAACATCCAAAGAATTTTTTCACAATTATTTTATTCCCCTTTGTAAAATTTAACTTTACTAGTTTACTATGGAGAATAGCTTTAAAATAGAGGTACATTGTGGAAAGGCATTTCTAACCTTCGTGTGGGTTGAATTAATCCGTTCGTGGGTCGAATTATTTCACTGAAGGACGAATTAATCCGTTCATGGGTCGAATTATTTCACTGAAGGACGAATTAATCCGTTCATGGGTCGAATTATTTCACTGAAGGACGAATTAATCCGTTCATGGGTCGAATTATTTCACTGAAGGACGAATTAATCCGTATGAAGGACAATTGATTCGTAAGTAGAAGGGGAGAGTTAAATGTCACATTTTGCATTACAGTTTTATGGTTTTAACGTATGGGCAAATAATCAGATTTTCAACCGCTTAAAAGAGATTCCAAAGGATGTTTACCATCAAGAAGTTCAAAGTGTGTTTTCATCGATATCGAGTGTGATGGCCCATGTGTATCTTTCCGATCTGGGTTGGGTGGAGGTTTTTTCCGGTAAAAGCATGAACCATGCGTTGGAGCTGGCAGAACAACTGAAGGAACAAACAGAGTCAAAGGAATTGGAGGAAATGGAGGCCATGTTTTTTGAGTTGTCCGGGCGGTACAAATCGCTGCTTAGCCAAAAAGAAAATTTAGATAAGCCTCTTATAATTGAGAATCCAGCTGGCGGTCAAATGAAAACAAGTGTTGCCGAATTGGTTCCGCATGTCGTGAATCATGGAACATATCATCGCGGCAATATCACAGCCATGTTGCGCCAAATGGGATATGCCTCTACTTCGACGGATTATGGTCTTTATTTGTTTTTAAAAGGGGAGTAACTGGATTTCAATTGCTAACTGCCGGGACTGTTAGCCTGACATTGAAAAATTGGCAGTCCTGTTCTTAAAGTGAGGCCACCTGTCATTTTGAAGATAATGAAATCCTATAAATGTGAACAGGTTAACCGGTTTTTACTGGTTGACCTTTTTTACGTTTGCAGCTGGAAATGACTTGTACATGACATTTGTCATCTTCTAGTCATGACACCTGGTACTAATAATTTCAGGTTGATTTCTTTATACTATGTAATAACGACAAATAAAAGGAAGTGCAATTGAATAATGACCTTGCAAAATACGAAATCCTTGAAAAAACAAATTGCTCCTTTTGAACAATCAACGACAAAGCAAAGTATATGGCAGATCATCAATACCTTGGGGCCATTCATTATTTTATGGTACCTGGCATATATAAGTCTTTCCGTTTCTTATTGGTTAGCTTTAATACCAGCTGTGATTGCTGCTGGCTTCTTGACAAGAATATTCATCATTTTTCATGATTGTACGCATCATTCGTTTTTCAAAAGCCGCCGTGCGAATAGAATAGTCGGGACTATCATGGGTGTTTTGACTTTATTCCCGTTTGATCAATGGGGACATGAGCATTCGGTGCATCACGCAACAAGCGGTAATTTGGATAAGCGGGGTACAGGGGATATTTGGACCCTTACTGTCGATGAGTATTTGGCTGCACCGTTTAAACTTCGTTTTGCCTATCGTTTTTATCGCAATCCATTGGTTATGTTTGGTTTGGGACCAATTTATGTATTCCTTCTTAAAAATAGATTTAACCGTAAAGGTGCTAGAAAGAAGGAAAAAAATAATACGTATTTGACGAATGCATTAATCGTCGTTTTAGCGGCATTGCTTTGCCTTGCAGTAGGCTGGCAGTCGTTCCTTCTGGTACAAGGTTCCATTTTCATGATTTCTGGTTCAGTCGGTATTTGGCTGTTTTACGTCCAGCATACATTTGAGGACTCTTATTTTGAAGAAAATGAGGAGTGGGAATATGTATTGGCAGCAGTGGAAGGAAGTTCTTTTTATAAGCTTCCAAAACTGATGCAGTTCCTTACTGGTAATATCGGTTACCATCATGTTCACCATTTAAGTCCAAGGGTACCTAACTATAAATTGGAAATGGCGCACAATAATACGCAGCCTTTAGAGAACGTTCCAACGATTACTCTTGCGACAAGCTTGCGCTCACTCCGTTTCCGTTTATGGGATGAGGAATCCAAGAATTTTGTCGGTTTCAAAGATATAAAATATTTAACGAAAAAAAGTGTTCCCGCTCAAGTGAAATCTGAACTGTAACGTTCATGTATCATTCCAGACTCCCTTAATAATCCTCGGATTTGGGGGAGTCTTTGCTTCATATAAGGAACTCGATAAAGGAGAGAACTTAAAATGATTCGAATTGTCATTGCAGAGAATCAGCAAATGCTGTTAGAGGCAATAAGTTCTCTACTCAATCTTGAAGAAGATATAGAAATTGTCGGGCAAGCGGGTAATGGAGAAGAAGCGGTGGCTCTTGTACACCAATTACAGCCTGATGTGTGTATCATGGATATGGAGATGCCTGTAATGAGCGGACTTGAGGCAGCAGAAGCATTAAGGTCAATTGAATGTAAAGTGGTCATTTTAACGACATTCCGAAGGACTGGTTATTTTCAACTCGCAATAAAGGCTAATGTAAGTGGTTATTTATTGAAGGATAGCCCGGGTGAAGAGTTAGCTTGCTCGATTCGCAGCATAATGGATGGCAAGCGAATATATTCCCCAGATCTTATAGATGAGTCTTCCAGCAATAATGGCCGGGATATGGGAGTGTTAGGTTTGTTAGCCGATGGTCAATCAAAAATTGAGCCGTCTAATCAGCAAAGCGGCACAATTGGGACAGTAAGGAAATATTTTTCCACCATCAAGGATAAAATGAAGTTACCGGCAGGTTAGATTTGTTACTTAATTCTGTTGACACGTTTTTTTAAATTGTGTACGATGGATTAAATTATAATATTGAAAATTCTGTGATGAAGAGAGTAGTTCATTTTGAAATGGAAAGCGAGTTAGGGATGGTGGGAGCCTAATGCAGGACGGATGAATGAAGCGCACTTTGGAGAAATTTCTTGAACCGTTTAGTAGGGAATATCGGGGAGTCACCTCGTTAACAATGGAAAGTGGTCACAATTTGTGGCAACTAGAGTGGTACCACGGGAATTCATGCTCTCGTCTCTTATTTAGAGGCGGGGGCTTTTTTGTTTAGGAGGAAAATGACGATGAATAAACCAATTGCAGAATTGATTTCAACTGCTTTGAACAATGAATTGCCAGCAAGTGAAATAGAAAAATTAATGGAAAAGCCAAAATTGATGGATTTAGGTGATGTTGCCTTTCCATGCTTTACTCTTGCGAAAAAATTCAAAAAGTCGCCTCAGGTGATTGCGTCTGAAATAGCCCAACAATTAAATAGCAAGTTGATCCAAGAAGTGAACGTTGTGGGTGGTTATCTGAATATCTTCGTCAATCAACAGCTGGTGACGGAAAACGTGCTGCAAACGGTATTAAGTGAAAAGGATCAGTATGGTTCGATGCAGCCTGTACAGGAAAATGTCGTGATTGATTATTCCTCCCCGAATATTGCCAAACCTTTTTCCATGGGGCACTTACGCTCAACGGTCATAGGGAATGCACTGGCTAACATCGCCGAAAAGAATGGCTACAATGCCGTGCGTATTAATCATTTAGGAGATTGGGGCACGCAATTCGGCAAGTTGATTGTCGCGTATAAGCTGTGGGGCGACAAAGAGGCAATCGAAGCTTCGCCGATTCAGGAATTATTGAAGATCTATGTGAAGTTCCATGATAGAGCCGAAAGTGATGAATCGTTGAATGAACAAGCACGCTCAAGCTTCAAGTCGCTTGAAGATGGGGACGAGGAAGCACTGGCATTGTGGAAATGGTTCAGGGATGCGTCTCTAAAAGAGTTTGAGACGATTTATGATTTATTGGGCATCCGTTTTGATTCCTATGCCGGCGAAGCGTTTTACAATGATAAAATGGATGCGGTTGTCGGGGAACTAAAAGAAAAAGGCTTACTTACCCTATCCGAAGGTGCCTATGTCGTGCAATTGGAAGATATGCCGCCTTGTTTGATTACGAAAACGGATGGTGCGACACTTTATGCCACGCGTGATTTAGCTGCCGCCATGTATCGTAAAAAACAGTATGAGGCGAAGAAAACATTTTATGTTGTCGGAAACGAACAATCCTTGCACTTTAAACAACTCTTTAACGTCATTGAAAAAATGGGGTATGAATGGGCAAAGGATTTGCAGCACGTAGCATTTGGCATGATGTTAAAAGACGGTAAGAAAATGTCGACACGTAAAGGGAAAGTCGTGCTCCTTGCGGATGTATTGGCAGAGGCGATCGAAACTGCGAAGCGCAATATTGAAGAAAAAAATCAAGCGCTTGAACAGAAAGAACTGGTTGCAAGACAGGTCGGTGTCGGAGCGGTAATTTTTAATGATTTAAAAAATAACCGCATGAACGATATTGATTTTTCATTAGAGCAAATGATGAATTTTGAGGGAGAAACGGGTCCATATGTACAGTACACATATGCGCGAATTTCCTCATTGCTTGAAAAAGGTGAATTTAACGAGCAGGCCATCACTTTTGACGCTTTAGGTGAATATGCGTGGCCAGTCATCCAGCTGCTGGAGCAATATCCGAGCATTGTCCAAAAATCGTTTGAACAAGCCGACCCATCACAAATCGCGAAATTCAGCTTGCATTTATCGCGTGCATTCAATAAGTATTATGCACATACAAAGATCCTAGTTGAAGATGAATGGAAACAAATGAAACTCTCATTCGCTTTTTCCGTAGCGATTGTATTGAAGGATGCGCTAAGTTTATTGGGAATTTCCGCGCCGAAAAAAATGTAAAGGTAAAAGAAAGAATCCATTTTGAACTTTCAAAATGGATTCTTTAAAATCTTATTCGATGACATCGAACCATAAGGGAGATTTATCATCAATTTCACCGTTGTAATTGATCGTGATTTCTTCGCCAGCCTTTATGTCTTTATATGCATAAAAGTCTATCGTTAAATCATCTAAATTATTATCATACGTCGCATTCGGAGTGTATGAATGATTGAATAGCGATCCATTTCCCAATGCAATGGCCGTTTCATCGTCATCTCCCCAATAGAAACAGTGATGAAAGAGTGACGTTTTCTTTAAATATTTCCATTCGCTTTTCGGTGAAATGATGACAGGTGATGCCTCGATGAGTTCATCCTTTTTAATATCCCTTACCGCATATATTCCCCTGCCATATTTCCCCGTATTTTTAATACAGATTGGTGATACGGCCTCAATTGCTTTTTTCCAGTCCTGCTTGGCTTTCAGTTTTGTTTCGTCTAGGTCACCAAGATGCTTATTTAAGTAATCACTGCGATTGCGAATGAATTCGAAGATGAATTCCGGCTCCTTGTCAAATATATCCAATTTATTCTTTTTATATGGATCAAGAAGGATGTGAGGACGTATCGCCTGGTGCAGCGATAATACTTTATTTTCCATGTGATTCACAGTAAATGTGGTTTCCAATTGTTCAACCAAGAGGTCTTTGTAGAACTTACGGTATTCCGGAACCTGCAAGAGTAGATGACTAAGGTGATTTGTCCTTTTTCCTCCAATAGGGACATATGTGTGCTCCATGATCCCGCCACTGACCTTGCGTCCCCAAGTGGCATCATAATCCCAAGGAATGATTTCAAATAAGTTTGTTTCACTATTGCGATATAATGCATAGTTATGAGTGAAACCGTCGTTATTCATAGTACATACAGCTCCAGCCAGCCAGCGTAAGTATTTATGGATATCAAGATGCTGCGAGACTTCTTCAGGAAATTTGGCAAGCGGGGTGGTATTGATTTTTCTGATCAATTCAATAAGGTATTCATCGTCGGACGGTTTTCCAAACGCTTGTTTATAGCCTGATACAAGGGATTCTTTTAGTTTCCCATCCCTTTCCAATGAAAAGTTGGCACTATTGTTGACTGCATAATAAATGGGACCGGCAGGAAGTCCTCTTTTTTCCAAAAAGAATTCATCAACGGACTCCAGTTGTAAATATACCCCTTTACAAGAGCCGTTACGGTATAAGTCAATATGCTGGCTATGGGGGGAAAGAATTCCAAGGTCTTGGAAGTAATCGAGTGAGAGTTTATTGCGAATGAGGGAAGGATCTTTGTATTCGGCATTGAGATGGATTTTGTGGGCGCCAAAGAATTTTTCTGGCTCGATGAAATCAATCCAATAGGATCTTTTCCTGAATTTTCGGGTATAAGAGCCCCGATAGGCAATATCGATATCATAAATGTCGTTTTCCACTTTCAAATAGGCGGGAATGGGGTCATTACTCCATACGTCCGCTCGTAAATCTTCTAGATCTTCTTCTTCAATCATTAAGAAATAAGATGGAATATGATAAGGCATACACTCACCTTCCTTTCTTGAAGATGTATTATGGTCAAGCGCAAACATGTAATGTATGAAAAAATTCAACTTAATCAACCAGAGATTGATTAAGTTGAAGCATCTAAGAATTAACTACTATCTTCTTCTTTTTTTCTTTCCACATCCAGTGGAAGTACTTGAAGTAGTTGTGGTGCCAGTAGTTGTGGTGCCAGTAGTTGTGGTGCAAGTAGTTGTGGTGCCAGTAGTTGTGGTGCCAGTGGTTGTGGTGCCAGTAGATGTGCAGCCAGTGGACTTGCTACCAGTGGATTTGCTACCAGTGGATTTGCTTCCAGTGGATTTGCTACCAGTGGACTTGCAGCCCTTGGACTTGCTTCCATTGGACTTGCTTCCATTGGACTTGCTTCCATTGGATGAGCTACAGCTGCTGCCAGATGAACCGCCTTTTCCTTTTTTTCCTTTTTTTCCTTTCGGCATAAAGACCCCTCCTTTAATAAGGTTAATTACATGATATGCAGAATGGTACAAACTTGAACGTTGGTTAACGACAAACGGGCTAATAAAAATGGCGGAGAGTAAAATAGTAATGTAGAGTTATGGCAGGACAATTCAATTAGGGTGTCCGCCTTTTCTGAAATGAAAAATGCCCCTTACTCCCAAATGGGAATAAAGGGCATGTACCGTGAACATGTCACGGCGATCATGAATTAATAAGCCAAGCTGAATAGGGCTTTAATGTGTGATAGATAGCGAACATTACTTGCTTCTTTCATCAATGTAGCCGGAAGACCTTTAAGTGATGTGTTATTGGCCCCAACTGTTGCCACCGCATCCTTACGGCCAAGGCTCGCAAGTGTACCTGAGTTTACAGGTGAAAATGCTTCAAGTTTCTTGCCTTCAAAGGCTGCAAATAGGTTGTAACCAACAAGCTCACCCATTTGCCAAGCATTTTGAGCAGTAGGTGCGTATGGACGGCCGCCTTCTGGAGGGAAAGCAACGGCACTGTCTCCGACAACGAATACGTCTTTATGGGATTTGGATTGCAAATACTCATTAACGGTTGCTTTGCCGCGGTCCACTTCAAGGCCTGATTCGCCTACGACAGGAAGAGCCGCAACTCCACCTGTCCAAACAAGCGTATTGGCCGTTATCGTTTGTCCATCTTTCAATTCGATTTGATTGCCTTTAACACCCGTTACAGGCAGACCTGTCAAGAACTCAACGCCGCGTGCTTCCAAGCTTGTCATCGCACGTTCGATTAAGTGGTCAGGCAGGACCGGAAGGATTTTTGGACCAGCTTCCACAAGCTTGATTTTCAAGTCCTTGAAGTCCACTCCGAACTTTTTAGCGATTTTAGGGAAGTGATCCACGATTTCACCGATTAGCTCGACGCCCGTCAATCCGCCGCCGCCGATCACGATGGTTGCGTCCGCTTCATTATTTGTTTGTGCATATTCGCGAATGCGATCTTCGATATGTTTGTAGATCTTGTTTGCATCATTTACGGATTTCAAGACCATGCTGTTTTCCTCAAGTCCCGGAATGCCGAAGAATCCTGTTTGGCTTCCCAAAGCAACGACCAGGGCATCATAAGATAAAGTGGAACCATTGGCAAGTTTCACTTCTTTGTTATCGACTGAGAAAGACTCCACTTTGGAAATGACAAGGTCGATATCTTTTCCTTTGAAAAGCTTTTCCAACGGAATGGAAACGGCTTGTTCGGAAATGGATCCGCCTGCAAGACGGTGCAATTCGGTGATGATTTGGTGCGTTGGAAATTGGTTCACCACTGTAACCTGCACTTCATCTCTTTTGTAATATTCACGTACGGATAAGGCAGATAGCAATCCAGCGTAACCCGCACCTAAGATGACGATTTGTTTTGACATAGTTAATCCCCCGTCCTTACTGATTGAAAGTTTATCAAATTATTTTTGGTTTTTACGTTCTGAAGAGACTTCAAGAAAAGCTTGGGCGAAACGGAAAAGCTTTTGTGCTTGCGGATCTTTCATCATTCTTAACAGACCAAAAAGACCGATCACATCAGTATTCGCTTCTGCACGATCCTTAGCTTCAATGGCATTAGCCGCAAGCCCTTTCACTGAGCCCACTACAGGTGTAGCGATCTCCGAAATGGCGCTGACCGTATCATTTTTCAAAACATCATCAGTCGCAACCGATTGAGCGAAATCATAAGACTTTGTTAAAATATTCACTAACTCAGTCAGTTTTGGTAACTGCTCAACTAAAGTGTTCAATGATTCCTGAACCTCAGGCTTTAATAATTGGTCCAGTACATCTAATTGTTTTTGGCGGGCATTAAGTTGTTCAGTTTGTGATTGGGTAATCGTTTCTGACATATCCAATTCTCCTTTGCAATAAGCATTTTGTTGATGTAAATAGAAAAACTTGTAAAATATTACACAATGTGTGACAAGAAAAAATACTAACAAAAATGTAATAAATGCTATCCTATAGTATATCCCTTTAGTGGCTTGAAAACAGCTGATTTTTTAAAAAAGATTCATAAAATAATCTTTTCCTGCTTATTTTAAGTACAGATTCTAATGGGATATCCCAGCATTTACCTAAAATGAACTTTAAGAGGGTGTCTAACATCGAAGTCTGTCATACATATTTCCATCTTGATTTGCCATCCTAAATGATGGAGGTGAAAAAATGTGACTGATTCAGAATCTAAACTTACAGAAGAGAATAATGATAAGAAGCTTCATAAACTGGTTGGCAGTATGGAATATACAAAAGCACAACTATCGGAAGGTATGAATGGAATTTCTGAAGTTTACCTCAAAAACAGTGAGGAAGGCACATCGGAAACACCTGATAAATAATATATTGTGTAAGCATAGCGAAAAAGTTATGCTTACTTATTTTTGTAATAAATCCCACTCTTATTTCTTAAACTACAGTTGTTTAAATATTCTAAAAATACACTTGACTTTATCATGAATTGACGTAAGATAAAGTATATAGCCATAGTGTAAACAAGTAGAAATTCTACTCTGCCATCGCCTAAAATGGACTCGGTGACTTAAAAGATGAATCTATAAATAACTGTCGAATCTAATAGACTTCGCCGCCCAGCGAAGCTAAACCTAGATCAAAAACCAGTTATATCAATTATTTCTTATTGATATGACTGGTTTTTTTTTTTCATCATTCATCTTGTTCCGTTTTTGGCCTAAGAAAATCCAGCGGATGGCTGATACTCTTTCACACATTTCTATTAATCGGTGCAATGGGCGCAAGGCAAAGTATTTTAAATCTTGTAGCAGGGGTGGGAGTTATATGATAGGTACGAAGCAAACTAGGCTGGCAATTGATGTAGGCGGAACTTTTACGGATGTGTTCGTTTTTGATGAAAGTACGAAGGAAATTTCAATTACGAAAACGTCGTCGACTCCTTTGAATCCAGAGATCGGTATTTTGGATGGAATTGCGAAAGCGGAAATAGATTGTGAAAATATTAAAGTTTTTTCCCATGGTACAACAGTGGGCACCAATGCCTTGATTGAAAGGAAATTGCCAAAGACAGCATTGATTACATCCGCTGGCTTTCGGGATGTATCGGAAATCCGCCGAGGAACCAAGCTTGAGTTATGGGATACATATGATGATGTAGCCAAACCGTATATCCAAAGAAGAGACCGTTTTGAAGTGGAAGAACGCATCGACTTTGCAGGGAATGTCTTGACGGAAATCAATGAAGAGGAAGTACGGTCACTGGCAAGGAAATTAAAAAGACGCGGTACCGAATCCATTGCGGTTTGCTTCATGAACGCATATGTAAATGGAAGCAATGAGGCGAAAGTGAAACGAATCATCCAGGAGGAACTCCCGGATGTTTATATATGCATTTCAAGTGAAGTCCTTCCTGAGATTTTTGAGCATGAGCGCATGAGTACGACGATCGTCAATGCGGTTTTAGGACCTACTGTCAGCAACTATATTAAAACCCTTGAAGGTGAAATGACTAAACGGGGATATGAAGATGACATATTAGTGCTTCACTCCGGCGGAGGGGTAATGACATCCCAAACCGTTCCCCGTTATGCAGCAAGACTTGCAAGCTCCGGCATCGCTGCAGGTGCGATTGCCAGTAAACATATCGCCCAGCTTTGCGGCTTTAATAATGCCATTGGGCTGGATATGGGGGGAACAAGCACCGATATTTCCTTGATGCATGAAGGTGATTTACGAATTACGAAAGATTGGTATATCGAGTATGGATATCCGATAGGGTTCCCAAGCATTGAAATCTTGACGATAGGAGCAGGAGGCGGAAGTTTAGCTTGGGTGGATGAAGGCGGTTCTTTACGCAATGGCCCTCAAAGTGCAGGGGCGGTTCCTGGACCTGCTTGCTATAGCAGGGGCGGAGTGGAACCGACCAATTCCGATGCCAATATTGTCTTGGGACGACTTGGCACCAAACTATTGGATGGACAAATGGAACTGGATAAA
This window contains:
- a CDS encoding DMT family transporter — protein: MNKIALLQLSLAMTIFGSVGFFSELSGLPALELVFVRCICAAIFLCAAWMITGHFKNEIWNGREVMLIIFCAVANLLNWIFLFKSFELISVTIAISLYHLAPILVLIIGSLIFREKMNVFSILAISLCFIGTLLIMGTDGFRSSSPEWEGIMYGIIAAFFYAATMLLGKSITKTSVYATTFLQMFIGFLLLIPFVDYSVYTTLNSSEWFYTVLTGIIHTGVVYLLFFNSIRHLPTNVVSFMIFVDPAVAILLDILLSGFKPDGIQVLGISLIFIGVVYSLKTTRPTENEVMQKRPHTM
- a CDS encoding LysM peptidoglycan-binding domain-containing protein, with the translated sequence MLSLLCMCLFPISGHSSSKNQSIGSVKVDNTKVFSSPKLGSTLLKTLKKGEAFPVISSSVGDSAGPIIHKVKPGNTLWKVANQYGVSVSELQKVNKLTSSEITVGQNLKIPQKYKIHKVVSGDTLWKISNKYKVTTSDLTKLNNLHTVTLKVGQKLKVPDYYYQVQLLGGKKGWIKKSQLQKKAQNRIVMGWKHNGSKESYTQQLKHPNLNVVSPRSYTLTDTGNYVSVSVDTKYIQAAHKQGKQVWQLIGNKFDPVLTDSVLGNTKKRQKLVSALRDSLVKTKSDGINVDFENIDPKNKKDFVLFIGELKKALKPHGIKVSVDVTRENDDPYWSKSLDRKALGKIADYIIIMGYDEHWGGSPVAGSVSSLPWIKEGTKLLMKEVPAHKIILAVPFYTREWVTDLSTKKVKSHDRTMAEVNNIISSHKLKKVWDKKTQQNYVEYTSKGKKHQIWIEDKKSMKLRIDLVKQNHLGGAAAWYIGSETPDIWDVYHFNQ
- a CDS encoding DinB family protein; its protein translation is MSHFALQFYGFNVWANNQIFNRLKEIPKDVYHQEVQSVFSSISSVMAHVYLSDLGWVEVFSGKSMNHALELAEQLKEQTESKELEEMEAMFFELSGRYKSLLSQKENLDKPLIIENPAGGQMKTSVAELVPHVVNHGTYHRGNITAMLRQMGYASTSTDYGLYLFLKGE
- a CDS encoding fatty acid desaturase — its product is MTLQNTKSLKKQIAPFEQSTTKQSIWQIINTLGPFIILWYLAYISLSVSYWLALIPAVIAAGFLTRIFIIFHDCTHHSFFKSRRANRIVGTIMGVLTLFPFDQWGHEHSVHHATSGNLDKRGTGDIWTLTVDEYLAAPFKLRFAYRFYRNPLVMFGLGPIYVFLLKNRFNRKGARKKEKNNTYLTNALIVVLAALLCLAVGWQSFLLVQGSIFMISGSVGIWLFYVQHTFEDSYFEENEEWEYVLAAVEGSSFYKLPKLMQFLTGNIGYHHVHHLSPRVPNYKLEMAHNNTQPLENVPTITLATSLRSLRFRLWDEESKNFVGFKDIKYLTKKSVPAQVKSEL
- a CDS encoding response regulator, whose translation is MIRIVIAENQQMLLEAISSLLNLEEDIEIVGQAGNGEEAVALVHQLQPDVCIMDMEMPVMSGLEAAEALRSIECKVVILTTFRRTGYFQLAIKANVSGYLLKDSPGEELACSIRSIMDGKRIYSPDLIDESSSNNGRDMGVLGLLADGQSKIEPSNQQSGTIGTVRKYFSTIKDKMKLPAG
- the argS gene encoding arginine--tRNA ligase; its protein translation is MTMNKPIAELISTALNNELPASEIEKLMEKPKLMDLGDVAFPCFTLAKKFKKSPQVIASEIAQQLNSKLIQEVNVVGGYLNIFVNQQLVTENVLQTVLSEKDQYGSMQPVQENVVIDYSSPNIAKPFSMGHLRSTVIGNALANIAEKNGYNAVRINHLGDWGTQFGKLIVAYKLWGDKEAIEASPIQELLKIYVKFHDRAESDESLNEQARSSFKSLEDGDEEALALWKWFRDASLKEFETIYDLLGIRFDSYAGEAFYNDKMDAVVGELKEKGLLTLSEGAYVVQLEDMPPCLITKTDGATLYATRDLAAAMYRKKQYEAKKTFYVVGNEQSLHFKQLFNVIEKMGYEWAKDLQHVAFGMMLKDGKKMSTRKGKVVLLADVLAEAIETAKRNIEEKNQALEQKELVARQVGVGAVIFNDLKNNRMNDIDFSLEQMMNFEGETGPYVQYTYARISSLLEKGEFNEQAITFDALGEYAWPVIQLLEQYPSIVQKSFEQADPSQIAKFSLHLSRAFNKYYAHTKILVEDEWKQMKLSFAFSVAIVLKDALSLLGISAPKKM
- a CDS encoding SET domain-containing protein yields the protein MKAKQDWKKAIEAVSPICIKNTGKYGRGIYAVRDIKKDELIEASPVIISPKSEWKYLKKTSLFHHCFYWGDDDETAIALGNGSLFNHSYTPNATYDNNLDDLTIDFYAYKDIKAGEEITINYNGEIDDKSPLWFDVIE
- a CDS encoding NAD(P)/FAD-dependent oxidoreductase, with amino-acid sequence MSKQIVILGAGYAGLLSALSVREYYKRDEVQVTVVNQFPTHQIITELHRLAGGSISEQAVSIPLEKLFKGKDIDLVISKVESFSVDNKEVKLANGSTLSYDALVVALGSQTGFFGIPGLEENSMVLKSVNDANKIYKHIEDRIREYAQTNNEADATIVIGGGGLTGVELIGEIVDHFPKIAKKFGVDFKDLKIKLVEAGPKILPVLPDHLIERAMTSLEARGVEFLTGLPVTGVKGNQIELKDGQTITANTLVWTGGVAALPVVGESGLEVDRGKATVNEYLQSKSHKDVFVVGDSAVAFPPEGGRPYAPTAQNAWQMGELVGYNLFAAFEGKKLEAFSPVNSGTLASLGRKDAVATVGANNTSLKGLPATLMKEASNVRYLSHIKALFSLAY